From the genome of Eublepharis macularius isolate TG4126 chromosome 4, MPM_Emac_v1.0, whole genome shotgun sequence:
AACTGTGTTAGCATTAGATGCAGGAAGAGTGTGTTCAAGAGAAATAAATTGGGAGAAGCTGCAGTGCTTGAAAGCAGGAGGAGAGGGGCCGGAGGGCAACGAGATTAAAAACGGCTAGGGTGGAAGAGGTGTTACATAGAGCTTAGCTAtcatggcatggatggggcttaAAAAGTAAatccggggggtgggggagatggaaGTAAAGGAATGGGAGGGGATGTGCTCAAGTGAACAGAGTTGGAAGCACCTAAAAATGACCTTCCTGGATCTGACCAGATGGATTTCCATCTGCAGGGtgggaaaagggaggagaggaccAATGGGTGTGGGTGAATGGAGGAAACCTTTATCACATCCATGTTTTCCTTCAAGATTTTGTCCTTGAGTGCTGTCAGATTTTTAGATGAGGAAGGGAAGAGCCTAAGAAGGAAATACTGATATGGGGGGAGGTCAGTAGTAGTTTGCCTTGTCTGAGACATGAGTTTGTTGGCACCCACTAAGGAATCCTCAGGCAGGAGGATAGGAGCCTTGCTCTTTCACCCTTCTTTTCCTTGAGTTTGCATTTGTCCATCTCTCTTTGGAAACCCTGTGCTCCTTTCTTCTGTGGCCCACTGGCTACATGCATGCCAGTGTAGGAGTTAGAGCATTGGCTTagagcagtgatggcgaacctttttgagcccgagtgcccaaaccagcttatttatttcaaagtgccagcactgcaattaaacctgaatactgaggttttagttaagaaaaaacaactcatacagttgtcccaactaattaacatctctttctctcactcactcaggagccacgaatgaaagtaaagcaagttaaatcaaagcagtttgcccttctttagaccagcagccctgcttgcaagcactaaatctctctctctcttactcactcactcaagagccatgactgaaagtaaagcaagttaaatcaaagcagcttactcttctttagaaagccagccccagcagcctcactgctgcctccgcttcctgctgctaaagagacgggcagcagggaggcagccttgaggaaaaggaatcatgtgggcagggccaaaacccatgtgatctctgctcagagctactggaacacggttgcaggcgttccccctccaaatgagccctggacctagcgactGGTGACTTGGCTTGCATGCCCACAGAGAAggctctgtgtgccagctgtggcatgcgtgccataggttcgccatcgctggcttagagtgtcagcctaggatctgggaggcccaggttcaaatccccgtccTGCCATGACATTCACTGGTGACTTTGGCTAGACACACACAGCATCACACAGTTGTTGAGGCTAAAATGGGGAAACAAGACCCACAAACACTGCATTGAGCTCCTTGGTGAtagggtggtataaaaatgtaGTAGGCAGACACATATGAAgaaatgggggaagggaaggagatcCAAGAACATAAAGCGTCTTTGCTGTTTCTTGATGGCTGCCTCTTGTGGTGAGTGGGTCACTTCACGCCACTTTTCCTCAATCCCAGAACTCATACATGGCAGGAGGTAGGGATGCTTGTACCAGTCTTGTGTGTATTCACTGAGTTGACATCCCATTCTTGAGAAGGATGCCcacttttcccttcctttctctcagAGTGAGAGGAGTCCTGTACCAGAGAAGGTTACATGGCTGAGGTTCCCCCAGGGATTTGAATGGTTGACAGATGGTGTGTTCTGAttctctctctttgtctctctcctcctccctcccacatCCTCCTTCTCTGCATCATGTTACCCTCCTGTCTTACGATtgctcttccctctccctctttcctgtTATGTTTGTGATTTTTCTTTTCATCCCACCACTTGTTAAAACCATGCTGTCCCTCAACCCCCTTTACATAATGATCTTCCGTCTCCTCTGTATCAAATCCCTTCTTTTCTCTTCCCTGGTGTCCCCCACTGTGCCTCTGAATCCCAATTCTATCTTCTTTTCATTCTCTCCCCGCCCTGACACAGGCTGCTGCATCTACGAGAAGCCACGGGCTTTCGGTGAGAGCTCGACAGAGAGTGAAGATGAGGATGATGAAGGCTGTGGCAATGCGCACTGTATCCGGGGCCACAAGAAAGGCCAGCGGGGGAAGGCACGGGATAAAGCAGGAGACGCTGGTCCCTCAGACAGCAGCCCCCAGAAGTCAGAGCCACCTGACCAAAACCACGCTGGGGCCATGCAGCATTGAACCCCCCCTGCTGCAGTGTGGGGGGAGAGCCCCAACTCCAACCCTGACCAGGGACTGACGCCGCCCCAATTCtggggcaagggggggggagggcaaggcAGGGCACATGCATCCAGCCCCCCCATCTGTCTTGTGCCGGTGCTCACGCCACgccaactttggggggggggagggcacggGCATCCTGCTCCCGTCTGTCTtgtgccagtgctgctgctgtCGTCTTATTTGTCCATCTGTGGCTGGTGAGTCCGTCTGGTGCTGCCTGTCCCACCCCACGTGGAATGTATTGACAGAGCCATCCAGTTCTTTGGCTGAATTTTTTTTGTCTGCTTCTCAATTAAATATTTGTATCGGTGATGATCCAGGTGGGAAATGGGTGCTGCTTTGGAAGGGGTGGTGATGGAGACCCCTTTGTCCAGCACAGGTGGCCCCTGACCTTACTCCCCGAACCTTGTCTTGGAGCCCCTTCCTCCAGCACCTCTGATTTCTGCCAACGTACCTGCATACCGTCCCACTTCTTCCCAGCTCCCGGCCTCTCTGTCCTTCCGTACCCTGCCTTTGCTTTCTCTCTCACTGTGCCTCAGCTGTTAAGATTCCTCTGGGTACCAGCTCCACTGCCTTCATCTGTGTCCCCTTGCTGTTTAGTCGCAGCTTTGGAGATGAATGTGACACACAGCTAGCAGTCTTCTTGGGACAGCCTCCAGTTCTCCCTCCTGCCCTAAATTTTTCCAGAGACCAGAAATAGAAGCCTTGATTCCACTTCCTTGTCGCTTCCTGACTATCTTTGTTGTTTACAAGTATGTCTTTCTAAGAGGATACCTTTTCCCTctgattgttttttttttgttttattgcactttttgttgttattgctgtgGAAGCCTGTAAGATTTTGTCTTGTTTGGGAGAGTGGAAGTAAGGGGGAATCTGGAAAGGGGAACAGAGTCCATGGGATATGCTATGGCTTGGATTGTAAAGAATGTTAATGTTTCTTTGAGTTGTATGTGGTCTAGTACATTGGGGAAGGAGGTATGAACAAGTCTACTGTCTTGTGGAATTTTACATTTGCATCACAAGGCAAGACAAAACCTCTAGGAGTGATAAACCACTGTTGTCACTATtacttatttagaatattttttatCCTGCCTCTCCAAAATCATGTTCGGGGGTGGCTAATAAAACCaagataaaaccaataaatacACACTTGAAAATGAATGAAGAGTTCAACGCAGTTCAAAACGTTCCAAGTACTGAAGTTCTCAGCAGTAAAGCCATTTCAGTGACAAAGCAATAATCAAGTAAATCAACTGCGTACGGTAATTTACAGCAGAGAGCAGACACTGTGCTGTTTCTGTTGACTTCCCAGCTTACTTAGGATTCTTCCCATGTAAGGCTGCCTTCTGCAGTCGCACACAGATCCAAAAGTTTCCTGGCAAATGTCCCACAGGGGCAAGGCTCCTTTTCCTCTTCAGTAGCTCACATCACCTAATTGCTCTTCCTACTTGAGTTGTGATGAGAATGTGTGTACACCCTCAGCATTTCCCATGGATTTCTATGCACCGCTGTCAGCAAGCATCTACTTTAAAAGCAAAGAAACTTCAATAGTTACAGCCTATTTATAGAGGGTTTCCTGAAACACTGCTTGCATGTATGTGGTCCTCAGGGCTAACTCATACACTCCACAGAGCAGTTTCCCTTCAGATGGCTGAAGTCCACTCATTTTGAATTCAAAACTGGAGACGTGCTTCTTAAGGGGAAAGGTGTGGGGTTCTTTTGAGAAGTGTTCATTTCATGGATTTCTGCATCTGAGCTTTCCTCTTGCTTGGTGAATCATACAGAGATGCAGTGGGCAGCCACCTTCCCCCATGGATGCTTTAGATGTGGGGAAACTGTTCAGTATCAATTTATTTCTTGTGCCATGTTAGTGTGCTCCAATTTCTAGTTGCAGTGTTGCTAGATAGAACAGAGTCCAAGTGGGATCCTTTGGGGAATGGACCTGCACTGGGGCCTTACAGCTGGCCTGTGTTGAACGGCAAGGCTACTCTGCTGGGGGGGCCACCAAACTGCATTAGCATGTCGATATAAGGTGTGGTGCATCAAATAATAATGATGCTGGACAAGACGCTCTCCAATAACACGTCTATTTTCTCTCTTCCCGTGTAACAAGAAGCTGcttcatcttttaaaaacatttttaagaaATACATTgacttggatccagtgatgcacaGATGGAAACATAGACTGACTTTGCACAGTTCTGCTTGCTCAaggtcttgtgcaagcagaaacacaagtagTGATACAGTAAGTTTTATTTAATACAAAcagctactggattcttttccttGTGCCTCCATAAGCACCAAAACTCTAGCACAAATGGAAATCTTGCGCCCATTGGAAATTTTCCAACCCATTGTCTGCTGAATACAAATAATTTTTCCCTGTTCACAATGACATGAATAGATCATTTGATACATCAATCAAGTTTGACAAATCTAAACTCAAGATCTGTGTGGCTGAAGTTTGGATGTATGATTCGAGGCCTTGCTGCGAGTGGGGACTGCCCTCATTATAGAATAGCACAAGTACGGAAGAAATGTAGCATATGCAAAAACTGCTGTGCTAGGAAATCGGACAAGAGGATGCTGCAAACAATGAAGTATCTATCAAATCCTTGCATTCACTCGTTTCCCTCAAAAGCCTGCATGACCTCTGCAACAGTGAAGGTTTGCAATATGCCTTTTGCAGATTTGCTAAGATCTAATGAGTAGACTTTAGCCTGCAAGCTACATTTTAATTTCCCTAGTTCAATAAAGGTCATGCAGCCAACCAAGATCCTTGCTTTTATATGCAAGCAGTTATGAAATCTTAGCTGTAACTTGCTGCTCTTTTAAACCATGTGAATGCAATTCTACAAATACCATGTGATGAAAGTGATAGATTCGCCACTAGAGGGCAGGAAAGTGGTATATATAAAAAGATTTGCCAATATTTTCCTGGAGAGGCGCATTAACCCCTTGTTTCAGTGGATGGTTTGTTGAATTTCTGTATTCCAAGTAGGTGAGAGCAGGAGGTGCAGGAAGAGTCTGAGGGAGGCATGAGATGCTCCTATGCTATTTGATTCAATCAAGATAAAGACTGATaatctgtctccctccctccataGCTGCAAGATTAAGCTGTAGCTTAGTGGAAGGGAACAGATCTTAAAGGTAAAAAGGTCCCAGAATTGTCCCCAGTGCCTTCAGTTAAAGAGTCTCAAGCAGTAGAGTGGCAAAAGCATAGAGGAGCTGCTGCAACTGCAAGAAGATGGTCGTCAGATTGTTCCCTCTAAAGGTGCTCCCTGTGGCAGGGGCACGGTGAAGCACTTCTATGCTGGAAGGTCCAGCTTTCTTTCCCTGGTTTCCGATTGGATGGCTTCTATTCAGGTCTGTGTGCCTGAGCAAGCGAAATTCTGCACCAAGAAAAGCTGCATCGTGTGATATATAAATTAAACAGGTTTGCACAGTTATTTAGCATAATTGAGTCTAACTTTTACAGTTTTGCATCAATTATTCTGATTAGCTAGTAGGGAAGGCAAAGAACTTATATAATCACCCACAGCCAAGGGAAATCTTAATGAGCAATCTTGTGGATTCAAATACGCATACGTTGTACATTTTCAAATATTCCATAAGGACTAGAAgcatactatttttaaaaaatggaagctggcTTCTGTGCCTAATACTGCATTAGGTATCCTTGCAGAAACACAGCATGCTCACAatcttgttttttttattttaaatacacaTTACCTCAAAAGCTCTGCAAATCAGCACTGAAAATGACATTCAAGGGTTTCTTCATCTTGCTTAGAGGATGCATGGTAAAACACACCACTCATAGATAATGGCTACATCTAAAGTTAAATCTAAAGCTTTTCCCAAGGGAAGTGTAGCCAGTTCAGGGTAGCACATCAGTAGCATGGATCGCCAGATTTCTTGACTCAAGTAGTCTcgttaatatattttttaaaaatatctctgtcctgcctttctccctgcaaGGGGGCTCGAGGCAGCTCCCAAAGCAAGATCGCTCCACGTACCTATGCACAGCCCGGTTGATCAGTGTCCCATTTCTCTGAAACGCTCTCTATGAATGTATTAGAAGCCAAAAATGAAAATGTTGCGGGGTGAGTCTTGCTTTCATTGGTCTGCATGGGCAAGGAAGCCATTCCTTTGACAGGGCCATGTGTGTTTGTAGGCCTGCAGGTCTGCAGTAAGGAAACATTTCCATTTCGCCCCAAATTGCAGACATTCTGGTTCTTCCCCCAACTCCTCTCCAGTTGACAGACTGTTTTTCACAAATTCCAAGATTCTTTTCCTGTGGCTTTGTAATTTTGCTGTTTGTATACATTCAGCTTTGAAATGGCACATATGCAGCATTTACAGATGATGCTTTGTGGATTAAGAGGCATTCGGACAGTGTGATTATTCCTCCGGATGTTTACTCGAAAGTGATTCCCTACTGAGTTCTGTCAGATTTACTTTCTCTTAAGCGTGTTGAAAAATTGATGCCTGATCCTGTGCACGTTTGTACGGAAGGCAGGCCCAGTGTATTCAGCAAGGCTGGGGCCCAATTTAAACACAATACCAGATCTGCAAGAAAACCTGGGAGTGTGGGATTGTCACACACTTAATGCTTCCACCtgcaaaaatgaataaaaaaaggAAGCACCTTAGGAAATAATCTAATTTAGGCTTTTGCATTCTCTGCTAGTTTTCCACATGCAGGGAATAACTTTGGAAAAAATAATCCCCTCCCTGCAATCACAGGCTGTCCGGTCGCTGTCACCCTGGCACTCTGCCGTTTCGTTGCCATTTCATCTTTTCCATGTGAAGATATGACCTCATTTATGCTGCAGTCTGTGCCATCTGTGTAttgctgccaacctccagctggggcctggagatctcccagaactgatTTTGaggctacagagatccattcccctgggggaaatggctgctttggaagttggAATCTGCAGCATTATACCTCCCTTACCCACATCCTGCCTTTTCCAGGGTCCATCCCCAaagcttcaggaatttctcagcaaACCTGTATCCGTGCCTCATTTAAATTGGGCTGCCTTGCCTACCTGTGTGGCATTATTACAAAAGGAACTGATGGCTCCTATGGGCTGAATGCCAGTGTGCTAATGCTACATGCATAGCATCTGAGGGAGGGTCCCCGTTTAAGCAAGAAGCCCAGCTGCATACAATGCTGAATGAATGAGGCCCTAATGCTATGTTTTAAAAACATAGCCTGGTTCCCAGGGCAGTGTGCATAAGATCACAGCTCTAATATTGCTTATGAAAAACTCTTGCAGTGATTAGcaagttaaaaacaacaacacactAGCGAGTCCCTACATTGTTGCTTCAAGCTCCCCTTCAGACTCTCCGTCTCAGCTCTAAAAGTTTCCCCAGAGAGAATGGGAGATCATCCATGCTTGCCTGGATGTTGTTGTCCCACTTTACTGGGAACAGATTAGAATTCCTGCATTACGTCTCTGTGCCAATTGATTTTGGTTGTGATCTACCCTAAAGTTGCTGGCCTACATTCCCatacttttcacacacacacccctccctgtTATGGTTGCTAACTCCACCTTGAGGatactcctggagatttggtggtggcgcctgggaagggcagagtttggggaagggaaggagctcagcagggatgtgataatGCATTGTATGATGTTACATCCACATCAAAGACGAACCCCTCAACTCTGCCCCTTCCTGTGAGGTAATTTCTGCCCATCAAATTTTAAATTGAAAGTTCCCACCTCATACCTCTGCCCTGCCTTTTTCTCCCACCTTACATCATCTGTAGGCTTTTGTATGCAAGTTCTGTATGTCATACTATGCTTTTTCTCATAAATATTTGTGGTGGTATTAACTGGCTGCTCCCCAGTGCTGTCCTAGTCAAGCTTTACAAAAAATCTTCTCAAAACCCTCTTCTGGTTTTCCTCTATTTTAAGGAGAAAAAACCTCTCTGAAGACCATAGTAAGACCAACCAGTATCAGTCCCAGCTCTCAATTCCCAACTGATCTTTGGCTTTTAGTATCTTTATGGGTGACACTCAATTTCTTTTTGTCTCTATAGTATATCACAGTTTCTCTCTGGTATACCATAGGAGAAGCAGAAGTCTTAGAGCATTCACTCTCTGTAGCCACTCCATTTCTCCTGGACTCTATGGTGTCTAGGGCTGCTAGGTCTCCAACTGTGGCAGGAGACCTGATGGCACCCCTTGTTGCTCGCCACTACTCAGAGCAGTggcagaggattttttttttttaaaaaaaattagtgttGCTCattgcatcacttccagggacacacaaaagtgatgtcatgtctcTTTAGGGTTCCCagagagatgtgacatcacttccactttttcttggaagtgatgtcatgacacacacacacacacacacacatgtcccACCACCTCTCATGTCccagccattccccccccccaggctcctggTGGTTCCCAGGCACAACATGGCAATCTTAATGGcataccatagagttcatcctctgcagctgccatttctgCCAGGTCATagttctagaggagttagccgtgttagtctgtagttgcaaaagagtatagagtctagtagcacctttaagactaaccaactttattgtagcataagctttcgagaactacagctctcttcgtcagatgcatctctcttgcatctgacaaagagagcggtagttcttgaaagcttatgctacaataaagttggttagtcttaaaggtgctactggactcttttctatttctgccaggggaactgacctctctaGTCATctgaaggtcagttgtaattccaaaactGTAGGACCCACTTTGAGGTTGATAACCTTCTGAGTTCCATGAGGTTTTGGGGTGTTCTGTGCTTGCCAAGGGAACGAAGCAAATTCCTGCCTCACTCATATCAGTCACATTCAGTCATCAACTCCATCATCAACAACGGTCATAAATGTAACTCCTCCtgtgcatctttttaaaaaaggctactGGCATGCATGCAGGAGAACAGTTATACatagaaaaaatggggaaagaaaggagacACATAACTGTACAATTCTTACTATTGATGTGGCTATCACGAACCACCAGGAGCTGTGAACAAGCAGCTCACGTGCTCTAGAATTGCTCAAACACTGCATTTCGTCATTTATTATTGATAAAACAATGGAAGCTCAAATTTCCAGTTCCATCAGAAATTAGAGGTGTTCTTACAAAAACACTGCAATGCTTAATTTTGATCTGAAAAGTATTTCAGAGCTGCTACAATAAGCATTTTGTgtttttacaatatttttattgttgcaATAGTTGACATTTTATTCCTGCAacattgctttcttttctttttcagttcaaACTTGGGAAAAACTTAGCAAAGCAAAACCCGTTAAGTCCTGTAACTGAAGGTAAGATTGCCTGTGCAACAATATCAACAGAAATCTGGAAcaacagtaaaacaaaaaagaatcTGGAAGAATAAAAATCTGGATGAGGATTTATTAATAAACTattaacaaagcctgttgtggggagaaagtcaacgggctctagaaaactgatttggctgtGCCCCGCAGCAGGCTGAATTGTCCCCAAATGTgcccgattcaggctgaatcaggtcGCTGCAGAGActaggagtgctgctgggggcgGGGCATAAGAggccctggagcgctcctgcgctctgcagccaCCCAATAGCTGTGGGCTGGGAGCGCAGAGGGTGGGAGGCAGAAATGGCAGTAGAGTGCTCCTGTACAGGAATGAGGTTGataaaaatggggtgggggattcACTATACCATCCATATATTTCTGTCCTGACTTTTAAAGATGTATTCGTTAAAGTCACAGCTGGCGTATGAGAtggcaacctcatagggtttCCAAAGCAAgcgatgttcagaggtggttttgccattccctttgcatagcaactctagaattccttggtggtctcccatccaagcactaaccagggaGCTTATGAATCACAATTAAAACACTgcaatttaaaaccaacaaaataaaccCTTAATAATCCCCTCCCCTCCTAAGATACCTGTGTGGTCCAAAAAGTTTAGGCATCAGTAGATTTCCTCAGCctgttccttctcttttcttcccCTGTGCCATTAGGAAGCAAGTTAGATTTGGGTTTCCAACATGCTTGGAGAATTTAAAACTTCTGCCGTCCTTTTAATGGAGGTCGAAGCTGCAGAAATCAGCAAGtaaagctttttatggcatggaggGGAACCTCATTTCTGGTGATTTGTGGTTGATCAAACTGCTATTTTAAGGAACATTTACAGAGGCAACCAGTGAGGAAAACGGGCAGAAGATTCAGGACAGATGAAAGGGagcatttattttgctgctgcataATTGTGGAACTCccacaaggtttttaaaaagatttttttaaaattcatggaTGATGGGGTCCACCGATGGCTATTGGACAAGCTGGCTAAGTAGACACTTCATCTTCAGAGGCAGTACATCTCTGAAAACTAGTAGCTAAGGAGGCAACATCAGCTGGAGGCTTTGTCCCCTGTTTATGGACCTCTTAGGTTACCTAGTTGGCAACCGGGAGAAACAGAATACTGGACAAGATGGACTTTTGGTCTGGTCTAGTAGGGCTTCTCTGATGTTTTGGGAGCTAGTTCAAAAGTTAGTAACTTGGTCAGGTGCCCACTATAGATAGTTTGAACTCTCTAGTAGAACATTTGTGGTTTTAAGATTAGTATGATAGAAATAAAGAGGCAATGCCTTTTTTTCCCTATGACGACGCATTGGTGGGGCGCACCTTTACTAGTGGTataccattttttccaggtgttGTTTTGTAATCAGGGACTTTTGTTAGTTCTGTTGGTTATTGCTCCCATTTATTTTTGTCATATTTGAAAACACTTCACAAAGGGTTTTTTCCTCCCCGttctttgaaaataaaaatacaacCCTACTGTGCAGGTATCAGAAGTACAGCTAAAGTCAGAAACTCCCATCTTATGTCATTAATTTTCTGCTCCTGTTGTGCATTCTCTTGGCAG
Proteins encoded in this window:
- the PPP1R11 gene encoding E3 ubiquitin-protein ligase PPP1R11 isoform X1 codes for the protein MAESTASVGATATVTETEVTEPENRSLTIKLRKRKPAKKVEWSSDTVDNEHLGRRSSKCCCIYEKPRAFGESSTESEDEDDEGCGNAHCIRGHKKGQRGKARDKAGDAGPSDSSPQKSEPPDQNHAGAMQH
- the PPP1R11 gene encoding E3 ubiquitin-protein ligase PPP1R11 isoform X2; the protein is MAESTASVGATATVTETEENRSLTIKLRKRKPAKKVEWSSDTVDNEHLGRRSSKCCCIYEKPRAFGESSTESEDEDDEGCGNAHCIRGHKKGQRGKARDKAGDAGPSDSSPQKSEPPDQNHAGAMQH